DNA sequence from the Bacillus pumilus genome:
GGAACGGGGAAGACACTGGCGTATGTGTTGCCGCTTTTAAATAAAATCGATGTGAATATCAAGCACCCGCAAGTCTTAATCTTGGCACCTTCAAGAGAGCTTGTGATGCAAATTTTTGATGTCGTGCAAGAGTTCAAACAAGGATCAGACATCAAAGCGATCTCCTTGATTGGTGGAGCGAACATCAAAAAGCAGCAGGAAAAACTAAAGAAACACCCGAATATCGTCGTAGCGACACCAGGCCGCGTCCAAGAATTAATCAAAATCAAGAAACTGAAAATGCATGAAGTCAAAACAATCGTGCTAGATGAAGCAGATCAGCTTCTTGTGCCAGAGCATATGAAAACGATCCAAGCGATCATTAAATCAACATTAAAAGAAAGACAAATTCTTTGTTTTTCTGCAACCCTGAAAGACGAAACGGTTCAACTGATTAAAGAAATGACAACAGAACCAGAAGTATTGAAAATTGCCAGAAGCGAGGAAGAAGCGCAGAAAGTAGGACACTATTATCTGTTATGTGACCAGCGTGACAAAGTGAAACTACTGCAAAAGCTATCACGGCTTGAGGACATGCAGGCGCTCGTTTTTGTGCGTGATATTACGAATTTAAGCATTTATGCAGAGAAATTAGCATATCACCATGTCGACCTCGGTGTTCTTCATAGTGAAGCGAAAAAAGCAGAGCGTGCTATCATCTTAAAGGAATTTGAACAGCGTGAATTCCCGCTTCTTCTTGCAACGGATATCGCAGCAAGAGGCATCGATATTGACGATCTGCCGTATGTGATCCATGCCGACCTGCCAAACGAAGAAGGCTATATCCACCGTTCAGGCAGAACCGGTCGCGCAGGAAAAGAAGGGGCTGTCATCAGTCTTGTCACACCTCAAGAGCAATCAATGCTGAAAAAAATGGCGAAAAAGCTGAATCTTTCGCTTCAGGAAATTGTTTATAAGCAAGGCCAGCTGCATCTTGCGCCAAAGCAAGCATAGAAAAAGGACCCTTCCACATGGAGGGTCCTTTCTTTTTATGAAATTTTGACAAGCTGTTTTCCGACATTTTCCCCTTTGAATAGTCCGAGGAATGCATCAGGAATGTTGTCAAAGCCTTCAATGATTGTTTCTTTGTAAGTCAGTTTGTCTTCTTTTACCCATTGTGCGAGATCTCTTGCTGCTTCTTCAAAACGATCTGAATAGTTGGCAACAATGAAGCCTTGCATCAATGCGCTTGTTTTAATGAGTTTTGTTTGCACACGCGGTCCGATGTCCTCGCTTGCGCTAATATTATAAGACGAAATCGCGCCGCACACTGGAATACGTGCGAAGCGGTTCAAATGATTCATCACAGCATCAGATATTTCGCCGCCTACATTGTCAAAATACACATCGACGCCGTTAGGGCATGCCTTTGCAATAGCATCATCTAAGTCATTTGTTGTTTTATAATTAATCGTTTCATCAAAACCCAGTTCTTTTAAATAAGCCAGCTTATCATCAGATCCCGCAATCCCAACGACGTGAGCGCCTTTGATCTTAGCAATTTGCCCAACAACGGAACCAACAGCACCTGCGGCCCCAGAAATGACAACGGTCTCGCCTTCTTTTGGCTGACCAATCGCAAGAAGACCGAAATAAGCGGTTTGTCCTGGCATGCCTAAAATGCCTAAATAATAGGACAATGGCGCAATGGATGGATCAATTTTAGTCAGAGATTCAGCTTTGGCTGTAGAATATTCTTGCCAGCCAAGGAATCCAAGAACAAAATCACCTTTTTCAAATTGAGACGATTTAGACTCGACAACTTCTCCGACAACACCGCCCTGAATCACTTCATTTAGCTTGAATGGAGGTGTATAGGATTTTGTATCCTGCATTCGTCCTCTCATATAAGGATCTACAGAAACATATTTCGTTTGAATCAAGACTTCACCATCTTGCGGCACAGGTATATCGACTGTTTCAAAATGAAAAACATCTTTTGTAGGTAATCCTTGTGGACGTTTGGCTAATTGAATTTGCTTTTGTTGACTCATGTCAAATCCTCCCTTTCACTTGCAACCTAGATTTACATTAACATGATGCTTCTTTTCATTCAAAACATACGGTCTATTTCAAACACATACAAAAAAGCAGCCGTCATCTCAGAGATGAGGACTACTTTTTTGGAAGTCAACAGAGAGGAGCGGTGGCAGACAGCCAAACAGCTGATACACGTCCGCATCACGTTCTTTTAATAAATATTCGTTCGCATTTTGCATGGAGGCTTTCATCATATCGCGCGTCACAAAAGGAAAAAGGATATTCAAGTATGAGGACAACAGGTCTTGTGGATCTTGTTCAATTGACTCGATATCTCCAATGTTAATAATGATGGAAAAGAGATAATCAATGGAGATGCGAAAGTGCTGTTCAGCAAACAATGTAAGCGGCTTTGCTTTTGCTTCTTCAGGATTCCACTTTTGAAAAAGCTGTTTCACCAAATCACTGACAACCCAAGCATTAAACTGCTGCTCCGCTGAAAAGTAATACATCAGCTCTACCTCATTTCTAGCCTCCAGTACAAGAATTGTACACCAAAATAGCAGGGATGAACATAATATTTCTGAAAATTTAGTCATTTTTACAGGGTTTTTGTCAAAAATAAGTCAATAGGCATGGCTAGTACACAATGTAAAATGGATGTGCTCAAGGAAGGTTTAATGATAAAAGTGACGGGTAAAAGATTCGTAAGACGCTAAAGGAGGAATATAAAATGAAACCTGTTGTAAGAGAGTATTCAAATGATGAAACACTTCAAAGAGATGTAGAGCAATTAAAATCACTCGGTGTTGCAAGAGAGGACATTTATGTTCTGTCCCATGACGATGATCGTACAGAGCGTATTGCTGGAAACGCAGATGCCAATACGATAGGTCCAAGAGAAGTTGGACTGAAACATGCTGTTGGGAACATCTTTAGTAAAAAGGGCGATGAGCTCCGAAATAAAATCCATGAAATTGGTTTCTCTAAAGAAGAAGCTGAAACATTTGAAGAACATTTAGACGAAGGGAAAGTCCTTCTCTTTGTGACAGACCATGAAAAAGTGAAAACTTGGGCATAATCGCCAACTGAAAAAAGTCTCTTACTTTCGTAAGGGGCTTTTTTTCATGCCTTCATCTCTGAAGGAGAGGATGCATCTTTTTTACTATATTAAGAAAAAACAGCAGATTGGAATAAACAGTAAATCATCTAATTGAAAATGCAGATATACCAAAGAAAATGATAGGAAATGAGAAAGGAATAGTCAAAATATCACAAAAATCTATTCGGGAAATAATTATTGTATCTTTCAATTTTGTTTCAAAATGTAATGGGAATCTTGTGTAATTTAGTAGATAAATTTCTTAGTTCTATTGGTTTATGTTGTGTTTTTATGTAGAAATAAGTGTTTTGAGGTCAAAAAACCACGAAAAATACCTGTATTTTCAATTAGAAAATTCATTTTAATGTTTAGGAAATAATTTGTTGACAAAATAATCTAAAAACAATATATTTGGCTTATTCCAGTTGTTATGGAAGTAGTTGTTAAATTTCTGATGGGTTTATTCTAGGCACACTCTAGTGATAGGTGGTGGCATAAAACCAAGGTAAAAGCACTCGGAAAATTCCTACTAAAACACAAGAAAATGGTTTTTTACATGAAGAAGAAATGATAGTCGATTTAAACAGTAGATGATCTTTCTAATATGATCACTTTGCAAGAGATAATTAAAAGACGTCGTATTCCTGCACAATAGAGAAAGCGTTTTCAAGAAAGGCAGTGAGTTGATCGAACGGTGAAGGAGGTGAACTCATATGAAAAAAAGAGAGAACAAGCTGAGGCGCTGCAGCTGTCAAATGGCTGCATATGAGGATGCATGCTGAAAAAGAAGAGTGAACATGTGGGATGCTTCTCTCCTTTTTCAGAAAATAGATTTCCTAAAAAATCCATCTTTCATTTTAACATAAGGTGTTTGGCTTGAAAATGACCTTTGCCCGGAAAGTCGATTTTAAATAGAAGGAGGTCCTGTGATGAAAAAGGCTTTATACCATGAAGACAGTGGGTTGTATCTAGAAAAAATGCGAATGGCATTTCAAGAACATTATGAGAAAAGAACAGATATGTGGTCTACTGATCCATCTTTAACAGATGCAGCCGTGGTGTCACTAAAGGCATGGCGTTCAAGGGAAAAGAATGCACTTGCTTCTGTGCTGGATATCGGGTGCGGGAACGGCCGGGCACTTGAACATTTAAGCGGGCTTTCCGCATATGTCGGCATCGACCTGTATGAGCATGAGGAGTGGGTAGGATTACAGAAAAGAGAAACGGTTCCTGTCCATTTTGTTCATCAAGATTTTATGTCCTGGTCGATGGGCCAGGGTCGAGGGATGCAGTTTGATTTAATTTTAGATCATGGCTGCTTTCATCACCAGCACCCTGATGATCATGAGCGTTATTTAAAACAGGTTTCCTCTTTGCTTCATGAAGGCGGCGTCTTCTCACTTGTTGTATGGGGAGAAGAGTGGAGAACAGGATTAATCGGAGAGGATGGCCGTTTCCACTTTTCGTTTTCAGACTCTCAGCTTGGAGAAAGAATTTGTTCATCAGGTCTGGAGCTTGTATCGATTACACCATTAAAAGCAAAAGCCGGCATTAGCCAGCATCATGTCATTGCCGTCAAAATCTAGTACAAAGGTGAACACTCAAACGTAGCAGAGGTGTTCATTCTAAGAAACAGCCTGTGCGCAACATGTAAGGGAAAGGCGTTATGAACCAAGAATTCTGCTCCTTTGTACTGGAAAAGACCTAGATTGACATATCGCTAGAATAGGTGGAATCAAGGTCTGAAGGATAAGAGGAAACGCACACCCATGTTCTTTTAAGCCATGAGTGCAGGCACATATTCATCACCATCACTGCGCTACCTGAGTCGATTTGGGTGCAGCGATGAATAGGGGGGAGACAAATGAACAAGTTTGTAGATGAATTACAATCAATGATTCATCATTTTACCTTTCAAGAAAAAAACTATTTGCTCGTGGGGCCAGTGAACCTTCCGATCTCCATTCAACATGAAGAAGTGCCATTTAAATGGTATGCCTTCGCACCTGTTGAAGGGGAGACAAAACCAACGATCGAATCTATTGTCCAAATGAGTACCGCGCAGCAAACCTTTTCCTCTTGTCTCTTATTTGGCGACTTTGAAAATGAGGTGCCGCCGCTTGTGCGAATTCATAGTGTCTGCCAAACAGGGGATGTGTTTGGGTCACTAAAATGTGACTGCGGTCCACAGCTTGCGTTATCGCTGAAGAAAATCACCGATTACGGAAAAGGCATGCTCGTCTATATGGCCAATCAAGAAGGGCGGTCAATTGGGCTGATGGCGAAAGCATTGACGTATAAATTACAGGAAATGCAGATGGATACGTTTGAAGCCAACCGTCTGATTGGCTGCGGCGATGATGATCGGCATTACGAGGAGGCAGCGGCTGTTCTGCACTATTTAAACAAAGGGAAACCAATGCATCTCCTAACGAACAATCCAGATAAAGTCGATTCCATTGCTGCTTACGGTCTTCCTGTTTTACGGTTTGATCATACGGTCGAAGCCTCTCTCTATAATGAAGCCTATTTAAAAGCAAAAGCAGCCTCAGGGCATATGGTCGATGAGAAAAAATTAATTAATCAGTAGATGAGTTTACTTTAAAGAAGGCGGGAGAAAAGCGTGAAACCTGAAATCAATTGGATTCAAATCCCAAGCGGCTATGCAACAATCGGAAGTAATGAAGAAGATATGAAAAAGGCATCAGAATTCTGGAAGGACAAGCTTCTCAATCCAACTTACGGACGTGAGAAAAAATTTCAAAAATGGCTGTACAAAGAATTTCCATCCTATCAGCCGTATATCAATGAATTTTTCATTTCAGATACGGTCGTCACCAATGAATGGTATCAAAGCTATTGTGATGAAACAGGCCAGTCGTACCCGGAGAGCTTAACGAATCAAGAGCTTGGCGGAGGGAAAGATCATCCGGCTTGGGGAATGGAGATCGAGGAAGCCTTCTCATTCTGTCAGTGGCTGAGCGGGAAACTTGGGATTGACGTGTCGATTCCTACTGAAGAAGAATGGGAATATGCTGCCCGGGGTAACACGAGAAATCAATACCCATGGGGAGATGAGTTTGATCCTTCTTTCTGTAATACGTACGAATCAAATATCGAAAAAACGACGCCTGTCCGCCATTACGAAAAGGGCAGATCCTTATTCGGTCTTTATGATATGGGGGGCAACGTCGAGGAATGGGTCAACACTAAATATCATGTATACGAAGGTGGCATAGAGGTCGTAGATGATTTAACAGAAACGCTTGGCAATGATTACTACATTTTAAAAGGCGGCTCCTTTGCTAGAGGCGGAGATTTATGCAGAGTCGCCAGAAGACATGGGAAGCACACAGATCCCGTTTTCCGATTTACTGGTTTTCGTGTAGTGACTCGTCAAAAACAACATATAAAGGTGGGAGTGTAAAACCATGCATAGAGGACCAATTACATCTGTTTTATCAACTCAGCAGGATCAAATTGTTTACACTGGCGGTTATGACCGCTGTATTTATCAGTGGAACCGGGCGACAGGAGAAGGAACGTTTATTGGAAGTCACGAGCACATCATTAACTCTTTATCTCTTTCTGAAAACGGAAAATATTTAGCGAGTGCATCGTCAGACTACACCATTAAATTGTTTGATACAGGTACTCATACTCAAATTCGCACCCTGTTTGGTCATGCGGATGATGTAGAAGCCGTTGCTTTTGCGAAGCAGGATACGTTGCTTGTATCGGTGTCTAGAGATAGAAGATGCTTAGTCTGGGATATCGAAACAGGAGCCATCCTAAGAGAATTTCATGGACATAGCAAGGATGTATTAGCTGTATGGATACATGGCGATAAAGCTTATACAACAGGTGATGATGGCTATGTTCTTGTGTGGCTGTATGATACAGGAGAAATTGTAGGGGAGATCGGTCCGTTTGATTATGAGCTGGACACAATCAGCGGCAGCAATCAAAAAGAAGTGTTCGCACTTGGCAGAGACGATGGCACCGTTATTATTTATGATGCGGTGACTTTACAGGAGAAAAAAATCATCAAAGCTCATTTACAGGGCGTCAAGCGTGTGAACTTTTCTCCAAGCGGCAATTACTTGCTGACAGCAGGCTATGACCATTTAATTAAGCTGTGGAATTACGAAACAGGGGATTTGGTTGATACTCTTCTCCCTCATAAATATCAGTGGGAGCGCTCGCTTGTCTGGACGGAGGATGAGAAATCCATCCTAGGAGCCAGCTTTGGAAAAACGTATTGTGAATGGTCTATTGAAAAGGGGAAAGTGGTATCAGATGAGATCGAAATGGCGACACCATCTATTAATGATATTGCACTGACTGATGCGGGAGATATCATCACAGCATCAGATGACGGAAAATTCAGAAAGAATGGGATTGAAATCGCTAAATCGACAGGCGTTTTAACAAATGGAGTGGCTGTCGCACGAGATGGAAGCTATTATGCTTGGGGAGATCATGCAAGTCAGGTGCATATTGTTCATGAATCATTACAGCAAATGGTTTCGTTTGATCTCAATACAGGGCCGGTCAACAGTGTGTATTTCCACGAGGAGGATCGGCAATTTTATATTGGAACTTACGGCGGCTATGTACATGTCATTTCGACAGAGCATTTAAAGGAAGTTGGCCGTTCCAAAGCACACGATTGTGCTGTGAAAGCACTAAAAGTAGAAGGAGATCATATCATCACAGCCGCAGTAGAAGGAACCATCTGTCTTTTAGATAAGAAGAGCTTGTCTTTAAAAGCGAAATATATCGGGGCGACAGAGCTATTAAATGATGTATTCATTGATAGCAAAAGAGATCGTATTGCCATTGTCAGCCGTGACAAGAATGTGAGATTGTTTGATTTGCATACAGGAAGAATTTTAGACCAGCATAATGAACACCAGTATTCGATTAAATCGGTCTCTGTCACAGACTCTGGCTATATTGTGAGCGGAGATTATTGGGGCTATATCGTAGTATGGAATCCAGAGCTCGGGGTCAATACCGGCCCAATTAGAATTGCCAAGAATGGAATTAGTGCCATCAGACAATTAGGCAATGATGTATACGCAAGCTCGTATGATGGTGGGATTTATCATATTCGAGAAGATGGCACGTATACCGAAGTACTGCGCTTATTTGAACAATTTCCAAAAGAAGTAATCTCTCATTAAGAAAAAGAATGTAAGCGGGGGATTCTCATGATAAGTGTTTGCAAGGAACATATGAAAAAAGGTCTGACTGTACTCAATTGTCCGCATGTGCTCCTCATTAATAAATATGAATGTCGCAAATGCTGTTTTTGTAAACAACGAGCATCATATAAACTTTTTTATTCCTTGCCTTACTATGATCGTTCTGAAAAGAAACGGATGGAAAAAATATGAGAATAGAACTCCTTCATTTCCTGAAGGAGTTCTTTCCCTTGAAAGAGAAGAAAGGAGACTTACATGAAAGACGATGTGTTTTATATGAAACTGGCGATTGCCAACGCAAAGGCAATGAAAGGGCAAACCTCCCCAAACCCGCTTGTCGGTGCAGTCATTGTGCAGCAAGGTGAAATTGTTGGAATGGGTGCTCACATGAAGGCGGGCGAACCTCATGCTGAAATTCATGCACTGCACATGGCAGGAGAAAAGGCAGAAGGAGCTCATCTGTATGTAACGCTCGAACCTTGTTCGCATCATGGGAAAACGGGTCCTTGCACAGAAGCGATTATCAAAAGTGGTGTGAAACGAGTAGTCATTGCGACGCAAGATCCGAATCCGCTTGTAGCAGGGAAAGGGATTACCGTGTTGAAACAAGCAGGGATCGAAGTAGATGAAGGAATATGTAAACAGGAGGCGGATCGCTTAAATGTGCCTTTTTTCCATTTCATTCAATCAGACCTTCCCTACGTCATCTTAAAATCAGCCATTTCATTAGATGGGAAAATTGCCACAGCTCAACTTGAAAGCAAATGGATCACAGGAACAGAAGCGAGGCAAGAAGTGCAGCAATTGCGCCAAGAAGCAGATGCTGTGATAACAGGTGTCGAAACGATTATTCAAGATGATGCAGGTCTTATTGTGAAAGATTCAATAGCGTCTCAGCCGATTCGCGTCATTTTAGATTCTACATTAAGGATTCCGCTTCATGCGAAATGTTTAACAGATCGTAGAGCGGAAACCATTATTTGTACCTCGCACATGTATGATCAGAAAAAGTATGAACAACTCATAGAAAAAGGGCATCACGTCTATGTCACAAGCGGAGAGCAGCGGACAGATATTCATGACGTGTTAAGAATGCTGAAGGAACGTTCTGTTATGTCAGTTCTTGTTGAAGCAGGAGGGAATGTGAGTGCTTCCTTTTTAGAAGCATCACTTGTCAATGAAGCCGTCATTTATATGGCACCTTTATTAATCGGTGGAAAACAGGCACCTACTTTTTTTGAAGGAGCTGGGGTGAAAAAACTAAAAGAGGCGATCCGTCCAGCAGATGTTGAATATAGTATGGTAGGAAAAGATATCAAAATGACAATGAAATTTCAATAAATATAAGGCCTTGTGCTTCGAGTGCAAGGTCTTTTCAATATTTCTCATAAAAATAAAAATGTACATACACCTTTCCAAGGAACGATGAATACGATGGATGGGGGTGATTCTATGAGAAGATGTAGACAATGCGGAAAGACATATCCAACTCATTCGACAGACCACTACCAAAAAGGAAGCTGGTATGATGCGTATAAGGATGATGGCTGGGAATGTGATAGTTGTAAGAAAGGAAAGTCAGGAAAACCAGTGAAAAATCCTTGCTGCGGGAAAGATCCATGTGTGTGTGTCATTCAAGGTCCGCCAGGAGGAAGAGGAAGAAGAGGCCCAGCAGGTCCGGCAGGTGCAGTGGGTCCAGCGGGTCCAGCAGGTCCAATCGGGCCAACAGGTGTAGGGTTAACGGGCATCGTAGCATTTGATCCAGCGGTAGCGCCGACGTATCCAGTAGGTCAAGTGGTGACGTATGATGGCAGTACGTATGTGGTCAATACAGCACCGCCAACAGGTACGCCGGATACGTCGCCAGATTATACGCTTTTAGCTGCTGCAGGCGCGACTGGTGAGACGGGTGCTACCGGGACAGGTGCAACCGGCGCCACGGGAGCAACCGGCGTCACAGGAGCGACAGGAGAAATTGGTCCAACCGGAGCCACCGGTACAGGAGTAACAGGTGCCACAGGAGCAACCGGAGCGACCGGCGTCACAGGAGCGACAGGAGAAATTGGTCCAACCGGAGCCACCGGTACAGGAGTAACAGGTGCCACAGGAGCAACCGGAGCAACCGGCGTCACAGGAGCGACAGGAGAAATTGGTCCAACCGGAGTCACCGGCACGGGTGCAACAGGAGCAACAGGGGCAACCGGAGCAACCGGCGCCACAGGAGCGACAGGAGAAATTGGCCCAACCGGCGCCACCGGCACGGGTGCAACAGGAGCCACCGGAGCGACCGGCGTCACAGGAGCGACAGGAGAAATTGGTCCAACCGGAGCCACCGGCATTACGGGAGCGACAGGGTTAATAGGAGCAACCGGAGAGACTGGCGCCACAGGAGCAACTGGTGCAACCGGCATTACGGGAGCAACAGGCGTAACTGGGGATACAGGTGTAACAGGAGCGACCGGTGCAACCGGCGTCACCGGAGAAACAGGTATTACGGGAGCGACAGGGTTAACAGGAACAACCGGAGCGACTGGCGCTACGGGAGCCACCGGCGTCACCGGAGAAACAGGTATTACGGGAGCGACAGGGTTAACAGGAGCCACCGGAGAGACTGGCGCCACAGGAGCAACAGGCGTAACTGGGGATACAGGTGTAACAGGAGCGACCGGAGTCACCGGTATTACGGGAGCGACAGGGTTAACAGGAGCCACCGGAGAGACTGGCGCCACAGGAGCAACAGGCGTAACTGGGGATACAGGTGTAACAGGAGTGACCGGTGCAACCGGCATTACAGGAGCAACAGGCGTAACTGGGGATACAGGTGCAACAGGAGTGACCGGTGCAACCGGCATTACGGGAGCAACCGGCGTAACTGGGGATACAGGTGCAACAGGAGTGACCGGTGCAACCGGCATTACGGGAGCAACCGGCGTAACTGGGGATACAGGTGTAACAGGAGCAACCGGTGCAACCGGCATTACGGGAGCAACCGGCGTAACTGGGGATACAGGTGCAACAGGAGTGACCGGTGCAACCGGCATTACGGGAGCAACCGGCGTAACTGGGGATACAGGTGTAACAGGAGCAACCGGTGCAACCGGCATTACGGGAGCAACCGGCGTCACCGGAGAAACAGGTATTACAGGAGCGACAGGGTTAACAGGAGCAACCGGAGTGACTGGCGCCACAGGAGCAACAGGCGTAACTGGGAATACAGGAGCAACCGGAGTGACTGGCGCCACAGGAGCAACCGGCGTAACTGGGGATACAGGTGTAACAGGAGTGACCGGTGCAACCGGCATTACAGGAGCAACCGGCGTAACTGGGGATACAGGTGTAACAGGAGTGACCGGTGCAACCGGCATTACAGGAGCAACCGGCGTAACTGGGGATACAGGTGTAACAGGAGCGACCGGAGCCACCGGCGTCACCGGAGAAACAGGTATTACGGGAGCGACAGGGTTAACAGGAGCAACCGGAGCGACTGGCGCTACGGGAGCAACAGGGTTAACAGGAGCAACCGGAGTGACTGGCGCCACGGGTGCAACAGGCGTCACCGGATCAAGTGCTATTATTCCATTTGCGTCTGGAGATCCTGTTATCTTGACAACAATTGCAGGCGGACTTGTTGGAACATCTAGCTTAGTCGGAT
Encoded proteins:
- a CDS encoding exosporium glycoprotein BclB-related protein; this translates as MRRCRQCGKTYPTHSTDHYQKGSWYDAYKDDGWECDSCKKGKSGKPVKNPCCGKDPCVCVIQGPPGGRGRRGPAGPAGAVGPAGPAGPIGPTGVGLTGIVAFDPAVAPTYPVGQVVTYDGSTYVVNTAPPTGTPDTSPDYTLLAAAGATGETGATGTGATGATGATGVTGATGEIGPTGATGTGVTGATGATGATGVTGATGEIGPTGATGTGVTGATGATGATGVTGATGEIGPTGVTGTGATGATGATGATGATGATGEIGPTGATGTGATGATGATGVTGATGEIGPTGATGITGATGLIGATGETGATGATGATGITGATGVTGDTGVTGATGATGVTGETGITGATGLTGTTGATGATGATGVTGETGITGATGLTGATGETGATGATGVTGDTGVTGATGVTGITGATGLTGATGETGATGATGVTGDTGVTGVTGATGITGATGVTGDTGATGVTGATGITGATGVTGDTGATGVTGATGITGATGVTGDTGVTGATGATGITGATGVTGDTGATGVTGATGITGATGVTGDTGVTGATGATGITGATGVTGETGITGATGLTGATGVTGATGATGVTGNTGATGVTGATGATGVTGDTGVTGVTGATGITGATGVTGDTGVTGVTGATGITGATGVTGDTGVTGATGATGVTGETGITGATGLTGATGATGATGATGLTGATGVTGATGATGVTGSSAIIPFASGDPVILTTIAGGLVGTSSLVGFGNSATGVSIVGGIIDLTGAAGTLLNMAFSVPRAGTITSFAGYFSTTAALSLIGTSITVTASLFASPTPNNSFTQVASVTLAPALTGVLTLGAIANGIATGLNVPVTPQTRLLVVFSATATGLSLLNTVAGYASAGLSIT